In Mercurialis annua linkage group LG6, ddMerAnnu1.2, whole genome shotgun sequence, the following are encoded in one genomic region:
- the LOC126653572 gene encoding uncharacterized protein LOC126653572, translated as MKIQPIDSLTPEEPPAVRFEPVKPVAVKSRLKYLFDLHFLRNFVASEKVVTVTGAVPFGEPHLSKDSGKGTASHEYEPSSVCLDKMVQNFMEDSNEKPSSDAVRCSRNRCNCFTGNRSDNSDDEFDCFGDSSSKFVSSSEAVEILKSLVPCASVSERNLLADIAKIVDKNKICKRKDDFCRNIVIEGLLSLGYNASICKSSWEKSPSHPAGEYEYIDVIISGERLIIDIDFRSEFEIARSTKAYRSLLQTLPYIFVGKADRLQKIISVVSDAAKQSLKKKGMHIPPWRKAEYVKAKWLSPHTRATTPEKEDDKPLNAELVPSQEDDNELGESVFALSPEDGSVLGWKPPEIKPKSFLIGAKMVTGLASVIEP; from the exons ATGAAGATCCAGCCGATTGATTCACTCACTCCTGAAGAGCCACCGGCGGTTCGATTTGAGCCGGTTAAGCCTGTTGCGGTCAAATCACGTCTTAAGTACCTTTTCGACCTTCATTTCCTCAGAAACTTCGTCGCCTCTGAAAAGGTTGTCACCGTCACCGGCGCGGTACCGTTCGGTGAGCCACATTTGAGTAAAGATAGCGGAAAAGGAACGGCGTCGCATGAGTATGAACCGAGCTCTGTCTGTTTGGATAAAATGGTACAAAACTTTATGGAGGACAGCAACGAGAAGCCGTCATCTGATGCAGTCAGATGTAGCCGGAACCGATGCAATTGCTTCACCGGTAACCGTAGCGATAATTCTGACGATGAATTCGACTGTTTCGGCGATTCCTCTTCTAAATTTGTTTCTTCCAGCGAAGCAGTTGAGATTCTAAAG AGCTTGGTCCCGTGTGCAAGTGTTTCAGAGAGGAATTTACTAGCGGATATCGCGAAAATCGTCGACAAGAACAAGATCTGTAAGCGTAAAGACGATTTTTGCAGAAACATTGTTATTGAAGGCTTACTGAGTCTCGGATACAATGCTTCAATTTGCAAATCTAGCTGGGAAAAATCTCCGTCCCACCCCGCAG GTGAATATGAGTACATTGATGTGATAATCTCAGGCGAGAGACTGATAATCGACATTGATTTCCGATCAGAATTTGAGATTGCTAGATCAACAAAGGCGTACAGGTCCTTGCTTCAGACTCTACCCTACATTTTTGTCGGTAAAGCCGATCGTCTCCAGAAGATAATCTCGGTAGTATCGGACGCGGCGAAACAGAGCTTGAAGAAGAAGGGAATGCACATACCACCGTGGAGGAAAGCTGAGTATGTTAAGGCTAAATGGCTATCTCCTCACACACGAGCTACAACACCGGAAAAGGAGGATGATAAACCTTTGAATGCCGAGTTAGTACCGAGTCAAGAGGATGATAACGAGTTGGGCGAGTCTGTGTTTGCTTTATCACCTGAGGATGGCTCTGTTCTTGGGTGGAAGCCTCCTGAAATTAAACCAAAGAGTTTTCTGATTGGGGCTAAGATGGTGACTGGTTTAGCTTCAGTTATCGAACCATGA
- the LOC126653573 gene encoding uncharacterized protein LOC126653573: MIPVRYVTGGRKRIVHIFSSCSLAIDYWELAGLKIGNETGMQVQAWSSCWLHSLGRNEVELASLICWRLWLNRNNVVWGKSGSSAAEVVGSSSHQLHVWKMARFGFGNSDENAVEALDGQTEWQCAAAGYFKVNVDAAIFSEEGKAAVGCVLRNEKGEVIQARQVGFAGVFDPRIVETMGIREALSWLRVGGI; this comes from the exons ATGATACCTGTCAGGTATGTAACGGGTGGTCGGAAACGGATTGTCCATATTTTCAGTAGTTGCTCGTTGGCTATAGACTATTGGGAGTTGGCAGGTTTGAAGATTGGCAATGAGACGGGAATGCAAGTTCAAGCTTGGAGTAGCTGCTGGTTGCACAGTTTGGGTAGAAATGAGGTCGAGTTAGCCTCTCTGATTTGTTGGAGGCTTTGGCTTAATCGTAATAATGTTGTTTGGGGTAAATCGGGAAGTTCGGCAGCGGAAGTGGTGGGttcat CTAGTCACCAGTTGCATGTTTGGAAGATGGCTCGTTTTGGCTTTGGGAATTCTGATGAGAATGCAGTTGAAGCGCTAGATGGTCAGACCGAGTGGCAATGTGCAGCAGCAGGTTACTTCAAAGTAAATGTAGACGCTGCCATTTTTAGTGAAGAAGGTAAAGCTGCGGTTGGGTGTGTGCTTAGGAATGAAAAGGGTGAGGTGATCCAAGCTAGACAAGTCGGTTTTGCTGGAGTATTTGATCCCCGAATAGTCGAGACAATGGGCATTAGGGAGGCTCTCAGCTGGCTTAGGGTTGGAGGAATTTGA
- the LOC126653574 gene encoding uncharacterized protein LOC126653574, with protein MISFISRMKFVIASHFRHWTHTSMNVKKRNEDQQQVGGNATSSWWRGQFFLTTHNRLALTFCHIIAPHFRSAIYVPPLQQDGVMWRQELAPLIMMSFLWFRILF; from the exons ATGATTAGTTTCATTTCAAGGATGAAATTCGTAATTGCTTCTCATTTCAGGCACTGGACTCATACTTCCATGAATg ttaaaaaaagaaACGAAGACCAACAACAAGTCGGCGGCAACGCCACTTCAAGTTGGTGGCGCGGCCAATTCTTCCTCACGACACATAACCGGTTGGCACTGACCTTCTGCCACATCATCGCCCCTCACTTTCGCTCAGCAATATATGTGCCGCCACTTCAGCAAGATGGCGTCATGTGGCGCCAAGAGCTAGCGCCATTAATCATGATGTCATTTCTTTGGTTCAGAATCTTGTTTTGA
- the LOC126686048 gene encoding protein ELC-like, with amino-acid sequence MIVYYPLLAKQLNLHSSLFLCISRKLMAPSSSSSSSSTQFIDTALSSTTSPYALSYPSPKQKWIIRKHLISLINNYPTFRPSTDKFTHNDGTVVNILNAAGNLTVSVAGCEKYTPPVPLTIWVNENYPYTPPIVYVSPNNSISPVHRNHPFVDPFSGFTSTPYLQSWVFPRCNLTELVHNLVKIFSHDHPFFSSGNISCSPGVCGNVSKMEALDRLSGMIHYDLITLNSKFEYEFERLSSLKMELMNRNETTRNAIINLEQERLSLKKRVMSLMEQSDVVMNWVRVNNGVGIGEGDEVAMDDGFDGEDEESRLVIERLGLDRGIEDLMDALEKGLEEGVVSVDAYIRQIRGLGREQFVHRRVLLEVKGPELFLLPY; translated from the coding sequence ATGATAGTATACTATCCATTACTTGCTAAACAATTAAACCTCCATTCCTCTCTTTTCCTCTGTATTTCAAGAAAATTAATGGcgccatcatcatcatcatcatcatcctcaaCACAATTCATCGACACCGCACTTTCTTCAACAACTTCTCCTTATGCACTATCTTACCCTAGCCCTAAACAAAAATGGATCATCAGAAAACACCTTATTTCACTTATAAACAACTACCCAACTTTCAGACCTTCCACTGATAAATTCACCCACAACGACGGCACCGTCGTCAACATTCTCAACGCCGCCGGAAACCTCACTGTCTCCGTCGCCGGTTGTGAGAAATACACCCCTCCTGTGCCTCTCACCATTTGGGTAAACGAAAATTACCCTTACACCCCTCCTATTGTTTACGTCTCACCGAATAATTCAATCTCTCCGGTTCACCGGAATCACCCGTTTGTCGACCCGTTTTCCGGGTTTACTTCAACTCCTTATCTCCAATCTTGGGTTTTCCCTCGTTGTAATTTAACCGAACTTGTTCATAATCTTGTCAAAATATTCTCCCATGATCACCCTTTTTTTAGTAGCGGAAATATTAGTTGCTCACCAGGTGTTTGCGGTAATGTCTCAAAGATGGAGGCTCTCGATCGCCTTTCGGGCATGATTCATTACGATTTGATCACGTTAAACTCCAAGTTCGAATATGAATTTGAGAGATTATCGTCGTTAAAGATGGAATTGATGAATCGAAACGAAACTACACGAAACGCGATCATTAATCTTGAGCAAGAAAGATTGAGCTTGAAGAAGAGAGTGATGAGTTTGATGGAGCAAAGTGATGTGGTGATGAATTGGGTGAGAGTTAACAATGGTGTGGGGATTGGTGAAGGTGATGAGGTGGCAATGGATGATGGGTTTGATGGTGAGGATGAGGAGTCAAGATTGGTGATTGAGAGATTGGGATTGGATAGGGGGATTGAGGATTTGATGGATGCTTTGGAGAAGGGATTGGAGGAAGGAGTAGTGAGTGTTGATGCTTATATTAGGCAAATTAGAGGTTTGGGTAGAGAGCAGTTTGTGCATAGAAGGGTGCTTCTTGAAGTAAAAGGTCCTGAGTTGTTTCTTTTGCCTTATTGA
- the LOC126687719 gene encoding LOW QUALITY PROTEIN: uncharacterized protein LOC126687719 (The sequence of the model RefSeq protein was modified relative to this genomic sequence to represent the inferred CDS: substituted 1 base at 1 genomic stop codon), whose amino-acid sequence MKIDRLGLVISLVLCFLASGSLSIDSFHQAFPIIEPDPGHTKLRLASDGLEAIRRITTPIAAVAVIGPYRSGKSFLLNQLLSLSCYEGFGVGHMRDTKTKGIWVWGTPLEVDIDGVKTSVFYLDTEGFESIGKSNVYDDRIFALATVLSSVLIYNLPETIREADISRLSFAVELAEEFYGRFALFFLSXIEYLLFYGLADDYVGGNRVKGQEVAFEPAKLLWLIQRDFLQGKSVQEMVNEALQHVPNKEGNKNIDQVNQIRDSLAIMGDNSTAFSLPQPHLQRTKLCDMKDGELDSLYVQRREQLKDVVASIIRPKLVQGKLLNGQEFVSFLEQILEALNKGEIPSTGSLVEVFNKGILERCLKLYSEKMAKLGLPLSEQSLQDAHESSREKAMESFNEQHFGRHHAKKSVMQLDEEIAKAYKNIILANEYRSAKLCEALYTTCEDKMDQLQVLRLPSMAKFNAGFLQCNQSFEQECVGPSKDNYKQRMLKMMVKSKSLFIKEYNHRLFNWLVVFALVMVVVGRFIIKFILIEIGAWILFIFLETYTRMFWSAESLYYNPVWHFIVATWETIVYSPVLDLDRWAIPILLMAAVLVVYWRCFGKRKHGSRWLLPVYSNQKAGSNRARSD is encoded by the exons ATGAAGATTGATCGTTTGGGTTTGGTTATTTCGCTTGTTCTTTGCTTTTTGGCATCTGGGTCCCTTTCCATTGACAGTTTTCACCAGGC TTTTCCAATTATTGAACCTGATCCTGGTCACACGAAGCTTCGCCTTGCAAGCGATGGCTTGGAAGCCATCAGAAGAATAACAACACCAATTGCAGCTGTTGCT GTGATTGGTCCGTATCGCTCTGGAAAATCTTTTTTGCTTAATCAGCTTCTTTCACTTTCTTGTTATGAAG GTTTTGGAGTTGGACATATGCGTGACACAAAGACGAAAG GGATTTGGGTTTGGGGAACCCCACTAGAAGTGGATATTGATGGAGTTAAAACTTCTGTGTTTTACCTTGACACGGAGGGATTTGAAAGTATTGGGAAGTCGAATGTCTATGATGATCG AATTTTCGCTCTGGCAACCGTTTTGAGCTCTGTTCTTATATATAATCTGCCTGAGACG ATCAGAGAAGCTGACATATCCCGCCTGTCATTTGCAGTCGAGCTGGCCGAAGAATTCTATGGAAGGTTTGCACTTTTTTTCCTTTCCTGAATTGAGTATCTT CTGTTTTATGGGTTGGCTGACGACTATGTCGGGGGAAATAGAGTTAAG GGTCAAGAGGTTGCTTTTGAGCCTGCAAAGTTACTGTGGCTTATCCAACGTGATTTCTTAC AAGGGAAATCGGTGCAAGAAATGGTGAATGAAGCCCTTCAACATGTCCCAAATAAGGAAG GGAACAAGAATATTGATCAG GTTAACCAGATTCGAGATTCACTCGCTATTATGGGTGATAACAGCACAGCATTTAGCTTGCCACAA CCTCATCTCCAGCGAACAAAGCTTTGCGACATGAAGGATGGTGAGCTTGATTCATTATATGTTCAAAGAAGGGAGCAGTTGAAGGATGTAGTTGCTAGCATTATTCGCCCTAAGCTTGTGCAAGGAAAACTTCTTAATGGACAAGAATTTGTATCTTTCTTGGAGCAG ATACTTGAAGCCTTGAATAAGGGAGAAATTCCATCAACAGGCTCTCTTGTGGAGGTTTTTAATAAGGGTATTCTGGAGCGTTGTTTGAAGCTGTACAGTGAAAAAATGGCAAAATTAGGTTTGCCGCTATCAGAGCAATCTCTGCAAGATGCCCATGAAAGTTCTAGAGAGAAAGCAATGGAATCTTTCAATGAACAGCATTTTGGCCGTCATCATGCAAAGAAATCTGTCATGCAACTGGATGAGGAGATAGCTAAG gcttataaaaatatcatactGGCGAATGAATATCGATCAGCAAAACTATGTGAGGCCCTGTATACTACATGTGAAGACAAAATGGACCAGCTTCAAGTTCTGAGACTTCCTTCCATGGCAAAATTCAATGCTGGCTTTCTGCAATGCAACCAAAGCTTTGAGCAGGAGTGTGTTGGACCTTCAAAGGATAATTATAAGCAACGCATGTTGAAG ATGATGGTGAAGTCGAAATCTCTTTTTATAAAGGAATATAATCACCGACTCTTCAATTGGTTGGTGGTCTTTGCGCTTGTGATGGTGGTAGTAGGCCGGTTtattataaagtttattttgaTAGAAATTGGCGCGTGGATACTTTTTATCTTTCTGGAGACATACACGAGGATGTTTTGGTCAGCAGAATCTCTGTATTACAATCCAGTTTGGCATTTCATTGTGGCAACTTGGGAAACCATTGTTTACAGTCCTGTTCTTGATTTGGACAG